The proteins below come from a single Streptococcus canis genomic window:
- a CDS encoding FtsW/RodA/SpoVE family cell cycle protein: MSQRKSIERRIDYAIVFPVFCLLVLGLVSIYVATSYDFPRHVSSVMLQQILWIVIGTSLAFVLMFFSTEVLWKLTPYLYLLGIGLMVLPLIFFSHQLVAATGAKNWITIGSLTLFQPSEFMKIAYILLMARVTVWFKGRKKRYHFKDDWKLLGLYFLVTLPVMALLALQKDLGTAMVFLAILAGLILISGISWWLILPLGLIVLALIATFFLVFLFPEGKDLLLKLGMDTYQLNRISAWLTPFAFSETIAYQQTQSMISIGSGGFFGKGFNVLELSVPVRESDMIFTVIAENFGFIGAALLLMLYLLLFYRMLKVMFESNNLFYTYISTGFIMMILFHVFENIGAAVGILPLTGIPLPFISQGGSALISNLIGVGLILSMNYQHVLARDKESERELKRRVRYH, translated from the coding sequence TTGTCCCAAAGGAAGTCTATTGAACGCCGCATTGATTATGCTATTGTATTTCCTGTTTTTTGTTTATTAGTGTTGGGGCTTGTCTCTATTTATGTGGCGACTAGTTACGACTTTCCCCGGCATGTCTCATCAGTAATGTTGCAGCAGATTCTATGGATAGTTATTGGTACCTCTTTGGCTTTTGTTTTGATGTTTTTTAGTACAGAAGTTCTGTGGAAGTTGACCCCTTATCTTTATCTATTGGGGATTGGTCTGATGGTTCTACCCTTGATTTTCTTTAGTCACCAGCTAGTTGCTGCAACAGGGGCTAAAAACTGGATTACCATTGGTTCGTTAACCTTATTTCAACCTTCGGAATTTATGAAGATTGCTTATATTTTACTGATGGCAAGGGTGACAGTTTGGTTTAAGGGTAGAAAAAAACGTTATCATTTCAAGGACGATTGGAAATTATTAGGACTTTATTTCCTAGTCACTCTTCCGGTAATGGCCTTGCTTGCTTTGCAAAAAGATTTGGGAACTGCCATGGTTTTTCTGGCCATTTTGGCTGGCTTGATTTTGATTTCAGGAATTTCTTGGTGGCTGATTCTTCCCTTGGGACTCATTGTTCTAGCATTAATAGCAACTTTTTTCCTTGTCTTTTTATTTCCTGAAGGAAAAGACTTACTGCTGAAATTAGGAATGGATACCTACCAGCTTAATCGTATTTCTGCTTGGTTAACCCCTTTTGCTTTTTCAGAAACCATTGCCTACCAGCAGACACAAAGCATGATTTCTATTGGCAGTGGTGGCTTTTTTGGAAAAGGGTTTAATGTTTTGGAGTTGTCAGTTCCTGTCAGAGAAAGCGACATGATTTTTACTGTGATTGCTGAGAATTTTGGCTTTATTGGTGCTGCATTATTGTTAATGCTTTATCTGCTCTTGTTTTATCGGATGTTAAAGGTAATGTTTGAGTCCAATAATCTCTTTTACACCTATATTTCAACAGGTTTTATCATGATGATTTTATTTCATGTTTTTGAAAATATTGGTGCAGCTGTTGGGATTTTACCTTTGACGGGAATTCCTCTTCCCTTTATTTCTCAAGGAGGGTCGGCTTTGATTTCCAATTTGATTGGAGTGGGTTTAATATTGTCAATGAATTACCAGCATGTGTTGGCACGTGACAAAGAAAGTGAGAGAGAATTAAAGAGACGTGTCCGATATCATTAG
- the rplS gene encoding 50S ribosomal protein L19, whose amino-acid sequence MNPLIQSLTEGQLRSDIPSFRPGDTVRVHAKVVEGTRERIQIFEGVVISRKGQGISEMYTVRKISGGIGVERTFPIHTPRVDKIEVIRHGKVRRAKLYYLRALQGKAARIKEIRR is encoded by the coding sequence ATGAATCCATTAATCCAAAGTTTGACAGAAGGTCAACTTCGCTCTGATATCCCTAGCTTCCGTCCTGGTGACACTGTTCGCGTTCACGCAAAAGTTGTCGAAGGAACTCGCGAACGTATCCAGATTTTTGAAGGTGTTGTTATTTCACGTAAAGGTCAAGGGATCTCAGAAATGTACACTGTTCGTAAAATCTCAGGTGGTATCGGGGTAGAACGTACATTCCCAATCCACACACCACGTGTTGATAAAATCGAAGTTATCCGTCACGGTAAAGTTCGTCGTGCGAAACTTTACTACTTACGTGCATTACAAGGTAAAGCTGCTCGCATCAAAGAAATCCGTCGTTAA
- a CDS encoding chloride channel protein has product MIKSLSGLPKPQIKRALSLIGLALPIGLLVGMVDAIFGKGLLLLSAFRDQHLLCFLPFLALVGLGISWLYETFGKEVRQGMGLVFEVGHGQKDKIPPILIPLILVTTWLTHLFGASAGREGVAVQIGATISHYCQRFVKTKDLGQDLLVIGMAAGFAGLFQTPIAAVVFALEVLLLGTISYTALLPSLVAAYLATWTSHALGLEKFTVFITDPLVLTPLTLVKLMGLGFVFGLVGNGFAYLLASLKSYFGQKLPNLHVRIALIGAFLSIALFMSHYGRYSGLGTNLINASFSGHTILAYDWMLKALLTALTLSAGFQGGEVTPLFSIGASLGVVLAPYLDLPVLLVAALGYVTVFGSATNTFWTPVFIGIEVFGSENVLAYFVTSAAAYMVSRKQSIYSYQKVFVAKEVHLPVEKESKK; this is encoded by the coding sequence ATGATTAAATCCCTTTCAGGACTTCCTAAACCTCAAATCAAACGGGCGCTTAGTCTAATAGGCTTGGCTCTTCCTATTGGCTTACTGGTAGGGATGGTTGATGCAATTTTTGGAAAAGGATTATTGCTACTATCTGCTTTTAGAGACCAGCATCTGCTCTGTTTTCTCCCTTTTCTTGCATTAGTGGGGCTTGGCATTAGTTGGCTTTATGAGACTTTCGGCAAAGAGGTGCGTCAGGGCATGGGCTTGGTCTTTGAAGTAGGACATGGTCAAAAAGATAAGATTCCTCCTATTCTGATTCCCTTGATTCTGGTTACGACGTGGTTAACTCATTTATTTGGAGCTAGTGCCGGTCGTGAGGGGGTAGCAGTCCAGATTGGAGCCACTATTTCTCATTATTGCCAAAGGTTTGTAAAGACTAAAGACCTTGGCCAAGACCTTTTAGTTATTGGTATGGCAGCTGGTTTTGCAGGCCTCTTTCAAACCCCGATTGCTGCAGTAGTCTTTGCCTTAGAAGTCCTATTACTAGGGACAATCTCTTATACGGCCTTACTTCCTTCCCTAGTTGCAGCCTACCTTGCTACTTGGACCTCGCATGCTTTAGGATTAGAAAAATTTACTGTTTTTATTACTGATCCACTGGTACTGACACCTTTAACTTTGGTCAAATTGATGGGATTAGGATTTGTGTTTGGCTTAGTAGGAAATGGTTTTGCTTACCTGCTTGCTTCGCTCAAGTCTTATTTTGGTCAAAAACTGCCTAATCTTCATGTTAGAATTGCCCTGATAGGTGCCTTTTTATCTATTGCTTTGTTTATGAGCCACTATGGACGATACAGTGGTTTAGGCACCAACTTGATTAACGCTTCCTTCTCTGGTCACACTATTTTGGCTTATGACTGGATGTTAAAAGCGCTACTGACTGCTCTCACCTTGTCAGCAGGTTTTCAAGGTGGAGAAGTAACTCCCCTCTTTTCTATCGGAGCTTCCTTAGGAGTTGTTTTAGCCCCTTATCTTGATCTCCCTGTATTACTGGTAGCAGCACTTGGTTATGTTACGGTCTTTGGGAGTGCGACAAATACTTTTTGGACCCCTGTTTTTATTGGTATTGAAGTATTTGGATCAGAGAATGTCCTAGCCTATTTTGTCACTTCCGCCGCAGCTTATATGGTCAGTCGTAAGCAATCCATTTACAGTTACCAAAAAGTATTTGTGGCTAAGGAGGTTCATCTCCCAGTAGAAAAAGAGTCGAAAAAATAG
- a CDS encoding chorismate mutase, translating into MRLEDIRHEINHIDQDLVALLEKRMMLVHQVTAYKLTNQLPVLDQAREDQILARVSDLVQASSFEPAIHETFKTIMALSRQYQNQEMAKEATDD; encoded by the coding sequence ATGAGATTAGAAGATATTCGACATGAAATCAATCACATTGATCAAGACTTGGTGGCGTTATTGGAAAAGCGAATGATGCTTGTCCATCAAGTGACGGCCTATAAGTTGACCAACCAGCTCCCTGTCCTAGATCAAGCAAGAGAAGACCAGATTTTGGCTAGAGTTTCGGACTTGGTTCAAGCGTCATCATTTGAGCCAGCTATCCATGAGACTTTTAAAACAATTATGGCGCTTTCTAGACAATATCAAAACCAAGAGATGGCAAAAGAGGCTACCGATGATTAA
- a CDS encoding flavodoxin, protein MALAKIVYASMTGNTEEIADIVANKLQELGHDVDIDECTTVEASEFEDADIAIVATYTYGDGDLPDEIVDFYEDLQDLDLAGKLYGVVGSGDTFYDYFCKSVDDFEEQFALTGATKGADSVKVDLAAEEEDIERLEAFAEQLSQAVDNL, encoded by the coding sequence ATGGCATTAGCAAAAATCGTTTATGCCAGCATGACAGGAAATACTGAAGAAATCGCTGATATCGTTGCAAATAAATTGCAAGAGTTAGGCCATGATGTTGATATTGACGAATGCACAACAGTTGAGGCTTCAGAATTTGAGGATGCTGACATTGCAATCGTTGCTACGTATACTTATGGTGATGGTGATTTACCAGATGAAATTGTTGATTTTTACGAAGACCTACAAGATTTAGACCTAGCAGGTAAACTTTATGGGGTAGTCGGTTCTGGTGATACCTTCTATGATTATTTCTGTAAGTCCGTTGATGACTTTGAAGAGCAGTTTGCCCTTACTGGTGCGACCAAAGGAGCAGACTCTGTTAAAGTGGATTTGGCTGCAGAAGAGGAAGATATTGAGCGTCTAGAAGCCTTTGCAGAGCAATTATCACAGGCTGTTGATAACCTCTAA
- the add gene encoding adenosine deaminase codes for METIDFKTIAKTELHCHLDGSLSLEVIRQLAELARIQLPEDDASLKTLVTAPETCESLMDYLKTFDVIRPLLQTSQALELAAYDVMKQAAADQVIYIEMRFAPELSMDQGLTAVEVVEAVLSGIQKGQEDFGIVGKAIVCGLRQSSQEISQAIFDHVIVLAQKGLVGFDFAGNELGFPPQVLEGIIRKTQSLGLPFTLHAGECGCPNYISDAIDLGIKRLGHVTAIHHQKDLLSKFIDNEVTAELCLTSNLQTKAARTIAEFPYLELKAAGAKLSINTDNRTVSDTNLTKEYQLFNRYFHTSLADFLSHNQDAIKASFASEGEKEALLKRLEKSYLPYL; via the coding sequence GTGGAAACGATAGACTTCAAAACAATAGCTAAAACAGAATTACATTGCCATCTTGATGGCTCCCTCTCCTTAGAGGTAATTCGACAATTAGCAGAGTTGGCTCGCATACAATTACCCGAAGATGATGCCAGTTTAAAAACATTAGTGACAGCACCTGAAACTTGTGAGTCATTGATGGATTACCTTAAAACGTTTGATGTTATTAGACCCCTTCTTCAAACTAGCCAAGCCTTAGAATTAGCTGCCTATGATGTCATGAAGCAAGCTGCAGCTGACCAGGTCATTTACATTGAAATGCGTTTCGCGCCAGAGCTCTCTATGGATCAAGGTTTAACAGCTGTCGAGGTAGTAGAAGCAGTCTTATCAGGCATTCAAAAGGGTCAGGAAGATTTTGGGATTGTTGGTAAAGCTATTGTTTGTGGACTTCGTCAATCTTCTCAGGAAATCAGTCAAGCTATCTTTGACCATGTGATTGTATTGGCACAAAAAGGTTTAGTAGGTTTTGATTTTGCTGGTAATGAGCTTGGTTTTCCTCCGCAGGTCTTAGAAGGGATTATTCGTAAAACCCAGTCACTAGGTTTGCCTTTTACCTTACATGCGGGAGAATGTGGCTGTCCTAACTATATTTCAGATGCCATTGATTTAGGCATCAAACGTCTAGGACATGTTACAGCGATTCATCATCAAAAAGACCTGTTGTCTAAGTTTATCGATAATGAGGTAACTGCTGAACTTTGTCTCACCAGCAACCTTCAAACAAAAGCTGCTAGAACCATCGCAGAATTTCCTTATTTAGAATTAAAAGCAGCAGGGGCTAAATTGTCTATCAACACAGATAATCGAACAGTTTCTGACACCAATTTAACCAAAGAATACCAACTCTTTAACCGGTATTTCCATACCAGTTTAGCTGATTTTTTGTCACATAACCAAGATGCCATCAAAGCTAGTTTCGCAAGTGAAGGTGAAAAAGAAGCTCTTCTGAAGCGTCTTGAAAAATCTTACCTACCTTATCTTTAA
- a CDS encoding GNAT family N-acetyltransferase, with translation MMWILRPFDQLETEELFAIYKERVAVFVVEQACPYPEVDDLDKEALHLFAKDQHGITAYCRLIPTKDQLKLGRVLVVKRVRKSGLGRDLIAKALEVAKEYFPDLPVYAQAQAYLEQFYGSFGFKPISEIYLEDDIPHLDMMKD, from the coding sequence ATGATGTGGATACTTAGACCCTTTGATCAATTAGAAACAGAAGAACTCTTTGCAATTTATAAGGAACGTGTAGCTGTTTTTGTTGTAGAGCAGGCCTGTCCTTACCCAGAAGTTGATGACCTTGATAAAGAGGCTCTTCATCTGTTTGCTAAGGATCAGCATGGTATCACGGCCTACTGTCGGTTAATTCCCACCAAAGACCAGCTTAAATTGGGGCGAGTTTTGGTTGTCAAACGAGTTCGGAAATCTGGTTTAGGACGTGACTTGATTGCCAAAGCGTTAGAAGTTGCCAAAGAGTATTTTCCAGACTTACCTGTCTATGCTCAGGCACAGGCTTATTTAGAACAGTTTTATGGCTCCTTTGGCTTTAAGCCAATTTCTGAGATTTATTTAGAGGATGATATTCCTCACCTTGATATGATGAAAGATTAA
- a CDS encoding DHH family phosphoesterase, with amino-acid sequence MMTTFETILNTIKAYQTIIIHRHQNPDPDALGSQAGLKEIIAQNFPDKKVLMTGFDEPSLTWISQMDQVTDEDYKEALVIITDTANRPRIDDERYTLGQCFIKIDHHPNDDVYGDLYYVDTSASSASEIIADFAFSQDLTLSDKAASLLYTGIVGDTGRFLYASTTSKTLSIASRLRTFTFDFAAISRQMDSFPLKIAKLQGYVFDHLTIDESGAAYVLLSQETLKHFDVTLAESSAIVSAPGKIDSVQAWAIFIELTDGNYRVRMRSKEKSINGIAKRHGGGGHPLASGANSANVAENQAIFQELIAVCQEN; translated from the coding sequence ATGATGACAACTTTTGAAACGATTTTAAATACCATTAAGGCCTATCAGACCATTATTATCCATCGCCATCAAAATCCCGATCCTGATGCTCTTGGTAGTCAGGCAGGCTTGAAAGAAATTATTGCACAAAATTTCCCAGACAAAAAAGTTTTGATGACTGGTTTTGATGAGCCTAGCTTAACTTGGATTAGCCAAATGGATCAGGTGACTGACGAAGACTATAAGGAGGCTTTGGTCATCATTACAGATACTGCCAATCGTCCAAGAATTGATGATGAGCGTTATACTTTAGGACAGTGTTTCATTAAGATTGACCATCACCCCAACGATGATGTGTATGGTGACTTGTATTATGTAGACACAAGCGCTTCTAGTGCAAGTGAAATCATCGCAGACTTTGCCTTTAGTCAGGATCTTACTCTCTCTGACAAGGCTGCCAGCCTTTTATACACTGGTATCGTTGGTGATACAGGTCGATTCCTTTATGCCTCAACCACTAGTAAAACCCTTTCCATTGCGAGTCGATTACGGACCTTTACCTTTGACTTTGCTGCTATTTCAAGGCAAATGGATTCGTTTCCTTTGAAAATAGCAAAGCTGCAAGGCTATGTCTTTGATCATTTAACGATTGATGAGAGCGGGGCTGCTTATGTCCTTCTCAGTCAAGAAACCTTAAAACACTTTGACGTGACCCTGGCGGAAAGCTCTGCCATTGTCTCAGCTCCTGGTAAAATTGATAGCGTTCAAGCTTGGGCTATTTTCATTGAGTTGACTGATGGCAATTACCGTGTACGTATGCGCAGTAAAGAAAAGAGTATTAATGGTATTGCTAAGCGTCACGGTGGTGGCGGGCATCCCCTTGCTAGCGGAGCCAACTCAGCTAATGTGGCAGAAAATCAAGCTATTTTCCAAGAACTCATCGCTGTTTGCCAAGAGAATTAG
- a CDS encoding type B 50S ribosomal protein L31 has protein sequence MRKDIHPDYRPVVFLDTTTGYQFLSGSTKASKETIEFEGETYPLIRVEISSDSHPFYTGRQKFTQADGRVDRFNKKYGLKDANAAK, from the coding sequence ATGAGAAAAGACATTCATCCAGATTATCGTCCAGTTGTTTTCCTTGATACAACTACAGGTTACCAGTTCCTTAGCGGCTCAACAAAAGCTTCTAAAGAAACGATTGAGTTTGAAGGTGAAACTTACCCACTTATCCGTGTGGAAATTTCATCAGATTCACACCCATTCTACACAGGACGTCAAAAGTTCACTCAAGCAGATGGACGTGTGGATCGTTTCAACAAAAAATACGGTCTCAAAGACGCCAACGCAGCAAAATAA
- a CDS encoding PTS sugar transporter subunit IIA, whose translation MAKQLVLVSHGSFCEALKASTEMIMGPQESITAVPLLASEGAEDFRQKFLASIEGMEDVVVFADLMGGTPCNVLSRLLMEGYPFELYAGMNMPMVVGFINANLLEETIDFKVFAKDNIHHVNTLLNQLAEDDED comes from the coding sequence ATGGCAAAACAATTAGTATTAGTGAGTCATGGTTCTTTTTGTGAAGCTTTGAAAGCTAGCACGGAAATGATTATGGGACCTCAAGAAAGCATTACAGCTGTTCCTTTACTGGCTTCAGAAGGAGCTGAGGATTTTCGCCAAAAATTCTTAGCAAGCATTGAAGGAATGGAAGACGTTGTTGTTTTTGCAGATTTAATGGGAGGAACCCCCTGTAATGTTCTTAGTCGTCTCTTGATGGAAGGGTATCCATTTGAGTTATATGCTGGTATGAATATGCCTATGGTTGTTGGTTTTATCAATGCTAATCTCCTAGAAGAAACCATTGATTTTAAGGTTTTTGCCAAGGATAATATTCATCACGTCAACACCCTTCTTAACCAATTGGCAGAAGATGACGAAGACTAA
- a CDS encoding PTS system mannose/fructose/sorbose family transporter subunit IID: MTKSKYSLTKEDFKQINKRSLFTFQWGWNYERMQGSSYLYIILPQLRKMYGDGTPELKEMMKTHTQFFNTSNFFHTIITGIDLALEENEGLASKDAVNGVKTGLMGPFAPIGDSLFASLVPTIMGSLAAGLAKENNPLGIFLWIAVAWVINIFRWKQLEIAYQQGTKLVTTMRDHLTAIVDAASVMGVFMVGALIASMINFEVSLNIPMGAGLDVQNLLNMIFPRLVPAAFTGFIYWLLGRKGMTSTKAILIIIVIAVACSAFGHFVMGMG, translated from the coding sequence ATGACGAAATCTAAATACAGCTTAACGAAAGAAGATTTTAAGCAAATCAATAAACGCAGCCTTTTCACCTTCCAATGGGGCTGGAATTACGAACGCATGCAAGGGTCAAGTTACCTCTATATTATTTTGCCTCAACTGCGCAAAATGTACGGAGATGGAACTCCTGAATTGAAAGAAATGATGAAGACCCACACCCAATTCTTCAATACCTCAAACTTTTTCCACACGATTATTACAGGGATTGATTTAGCCCTTGAAGAAAATGAAGGCCTAGCCTCAAAAGATGCCGTTAATGGGGTCAAGACAGGTCTCATGGGTCCTTTTGCCCCTATCGGAGATTCTCTCTTTGCCTCCCTTGTGCCAACCATCATGGGATCGCTAGCAGCTGGTTTGGCTAAAGAAAATAACCCCCTAGGTATCTTTCTTTGGATAGCTGTCGCTTGGGTCATTAACATTTTCCGATGGAAACAATTGGAAATTGCTTACCAACAAGGAACCAAGTTAGTTACCACGATGCGTGATCATTTAACAGCTATTGTCGATGCAGCGTCAGTGATGGGAGTGTTCATGGTTGGAGCCCTCATTGCTAGCATGATTAATTTTGAAGTGAGTCTTAATATCCCAATGGGAGCAGGACTAGATGTTCAAAATTTGCTTAACATGATTTTTCCACGTCTTGTCCCAGCGGCCTTCACTGGTTTTATTTACTGGTTGCTTGGACGTAAAGGCATGACTTCAACAAAGGCTATTTTAATCATCATCGTGATAGCCGTTGCTTGCTCTGCCTTTGGTCATTTTGTGATGGGGATGGGCTAA
- a CDS encoding PTS mannose/fructose/sorbose/N-acetylgalactosamine transporter subunit IIC codes for MIQWWQILLLTLYSAYQILDELTINTSAGSPVFAGFITGLIMGDLKTGLLIGGSLQLMVLGVGTFGGASRIDATSGAVLATAFSVAQGIDAELAVSTIAVPVAALLVYTDILGRFSTTFFAHRIDRHVESFNYKGIERNYLMGAIPWALSRALPVFIALAFGAGAVQTLVDWVDSVKWLADGLKLAGMMLPGLGFAILLHYLPVKRNIHYLALGFGLTAMLTVIYANLQTVSGTLTSVIKEAGLKTTVFDGAPFKGLPMIGIAIIGAALATLHYKNSQHVTLVEPKAEVSESGEIEDDEI; via the coding sequence ATGATTCAATGGTGGCAAATTTTACTGTTAACCCTGTATTCGGCTTACCAAATTTTGGATGAGTTGACCATTAACACCTCAGCAGGTTCGCCAGTTTTTGCTGGTTTCATTACTGGCCTGATTATGGGAGACCTGAAAACGGGGCTTTTAATTGGTGGGAGCTTACAATTGATGGTGCTCGGTGTTGGTACTTTTGGAGGGGCTTCTCGGATTGACGCCACATCAGGTGCAGTCTTAGCGACAGCTTTCTCAGTGGCCCAAGGCATTGATGCTGAACTGGCTGTTTCGACCATTGCAGTACCCGTTGCAGCCTTGCTGGTTTATACGGATATTCTTGGGCGCTTCTCAACAACTTTCTTTGCTCATCGGATAGATCGGCATGTGGAAAGCTTTAATTACAAAGGTATTGAGCGAAATTATTTGATGGGAGCTATTCCATGGGCTCTCTCTCGTGCCCTTCCTGTCTTTATTGCCCTTGCTTTTGGAGCTGGTGCTGTGCAAACTTTAGTAGACTGGGTTGATAGCGTCAAATGGTTGGCAGATGGCTTGAAACTAGCTGGCATGATGTTACCGGGTCTTGGGTTTGCTATTTTACTCCATTACTTACCGGTTAAACGTAATATCCATTACCTTGCTCTTGGGTTTGGTCTCACCGCCATGCTAACCGTTATCTATGCGAATTTACAAACCGTGTCAGGAACATTGACAAGTGTGATTAAAGAAGCTGGTCTCAAAACAACAGTCTTTGATGGGGCACCTTTTAAAGGTCTCCCAATGATTGGGATTGCTATTATAGGAGCAGCTCTTGCAACCCTTCATTATAAAAATAGTCAGCATGTAACCCTTGTGGAACCAAAGGCAGAAGTGTCAGAAAGTGGGGAAATTGAAGATGACGAAATCTAA
- a CDS encoding PTS system mannose/fructose/N-acetylgalactosamine-transporter subunit IIB — translation MAIVATRIDGRLIHGQVANLWTTKLNISRIMVVDEDIVNSDLEKTALKLATPAGVKLSVLTIDKAATNILAGRYDSQRLLIVARRPKTFLGLMNKGVTLTELNVGNMSQTPETRSVTRSINVVEEDIQAFDAIQDKGTHLIAQMVPGDAPADFMPLLDKVR, via the coding sequence ATGGCAATTGTAGCAACACGTATTGATGGTCGGTTAATTCATGGCCAAGTCGCAAACCTATGGACAACTAAGTTAAACATTAGTCGTATCATGGTTGTAGATGAGGATATTGTTAATAGTGATTTGGAAAAAACAGCCCTGAAGTTAGCGACTCCAGCAGGCGTAAAATTATCTGTTCTAACGATTGACAAAGCAGCCACCAATATCTTGGCAGGCCGTTATGATTCCCAACGTTTATTGATTGTGGCAAGACGACCAAAGACCTTCCTAGGCCTTATGAATAAAGGGGTAACTCTTACAGAACTGAATGTGGGCAACATGTCTCAAACGCCTGAAACCCGTTCGGTAACCCGTTCCATCAATGTGGTAGAAGAAGATATTCAAGCCTTTGATGCTATTCAAGACAAGGGAACACACCTCATTGCCCAAATGGTACCAGGAGATGCTCCTGCAGACTTTATGCCTTTATTGGATAAAGTGAGATAA